One segment of Arthrobacter sp. MMS18-M83 DNA contains the following:
- a CDS encoding AzlC family ABC transporter permease, whose product MKLLDSPAVKVGLSISIATGLYGISFGALASASGFSFWQTMAFSLLMFSGGSQFAFIGVVAGGGSGIAAMTAAALLGLRNGIYGMQMNALLRPSGWLKYPQAHITIDESTATASGQSDPDEQRRGFWTAGVGIFVLWNIFTAVGALAGDALGDPKQWGLDGAAVAAFLGLLWPRLKGREPWAIAAAAALATIIAVPFVPAGVPILVAAVVAGAIGWFSHGRSDEGMEPDVDPYPHERSRADQANPASKERNAE is encoded by the coding sequence ATGAAACTCCTTGACTCCCCGGCCGTAAAGGTCGGCCTCTCCATCAGCATCGCAACGGGCCTCTATGGCATCTCGTTCGGCGCGTTGGCCTCGGCCTCAGGATTCAGTTTCTGGCAGACCATGGCATTCAGCCTGCTCATGTTCAGCGGCGGCTCGCAATTCGCCTTCATAGGCGTCGTGGCCGGTGGCGGCTCCGGGATTGCGGCTATGACTGCGGCCGCGCTACTGGGCCTGCGCAACGGGATCTACGGCATGCAGATGAACGCGCTGTTGCGCCCCAGCGGTTGGCTCAAATACCCGCAAGCCCACATCACCATCGATGAATCCACGGCCACAGCTTCAGGCCAAAGCGATCCGGATGAACAACGCCGAGGCTTCTGGACCGCCGGAGTCGGCATCTTCGTGCTCTGGAACATTTTCACGGCGGTCGGAGCTTTGGCAGGTGATGCCTTGGGCGATCCCAAGCAGTGGGGACTCGATGGCGCCGCGGTCGCTGCGTTCCTGGGGTTGTTGTGGCCCCGGCTCAAAGGCCGTGAGCCGTGGGCGATTGCCGCAGCTGCTGCTCTGGCAACCATCATTGCGGTGCCGTTCGTTCCGGCCGGCGTACCTATTTTGGTGGCTGCCGTGGTGGCCGGAGCCATCGGCTGGTTCAGCCACGGACGCAGCGATGAGGGCATGGAGCCCGACGTCGATCCCTACCCGCACGAGCGTTCACGCGCGGACCAGGCGAACCCGGCCAGCAAGGAAAGGAACGCCGAATGA
- a CDS encoding thiamine-binding protein, giving the protein MLLAFSVAPSGQPAAGTVSVDGSVHDAVAEAVKIVRESGLPNQTDSMFTTIEGEWDEVFDVVKRATEAVGKYGNRVSLVIKADIRPGYTGELTGKVERLEKAIAEGE; this is encoded by the coding sequence ATGTTGCTTGCCTTCTCAGTTGCCCCGTCCGGCCAGCCTGCTGCTGGCACCGTATCGGTTGATGGCTCGGTGCACGACGCCGTTGCCGAGGCCGTGAAGATCGTCCGCGAATCTGGACTCCCCAACCAAACGGACTCGATGTTCACCACCATCGAAGGCGAGTGGGACGAGGTGTTCGACGTCGTCAAGCGCGCCACCGAGGCCGTGGGCAAATACGGAAACCGGGTCTCCCTGGTGATCAAGGCGGACATCCGCCCCGGCTACACGGGGGAACTCACAGGCAAAGTCGAGCGGCTGGAAAAGGCGATCGCAGAAGGGGAATAG
- a CDS encoding spermidine synthase encodes MAKRGKSRGAGQVAGVIEVPAGTKPDGPVEGVYYIDTGDCELVADPDNSNGWLLKINGVMSSHIDVAEPLFLDFEYMRWIAALVESKWPPESKPKLRALHLGGGACSLARYFHAAYPDARQVVVELDGKLAEYVRGWFDLPKAPLLRIRVGEAREVTESLTPDTRDLIIRDVFAGAFTPRALTTREFNDHAQRVLAPGGLYIVNSGDAPDLKNAREDAATIADTFEHTMIIADPAMLKGRRYGNMIMAGSHERFGDDPQLARKLLGGAVPAHIWDDARVRAFAVGGQIRHDPLPAA; translated from the coding sequence GTGGCAAAGCGGGGCAAAAGCAGGGGCGCCGGGCAGGTTGCCGGAGTCATCGAGGTGCCTGCCGGCACAAAGCCGGACGGTCCCGTGGAAGGCGTCTACTACATCGATACTGGCGACTGCGAACTCGTTGCCGACCCTGACAACTCCAACGGCTGGCTCCTCAAGATCAACGGGGTGATGAGCTCGCACATTGATGTTGCAGAGCCGTTGTTCCTGGACTTTGAGTACATGCGCTGGATCGCGGCTTTGGTTGAATCCAAGTGGCCCCCCGAGTCGAAACCGAAGCTGCGTGCCTTGCACCTTGGCGGCGGGGCCTGTTCCTTGGCGCGGTACTTCCACGCCGCCTACCCCGACGCGCGCCAAGTGGTGGTGGAGCTCGACGGCAAACTGGCTGAATACGTGCGCGGCTGGTTCGATCTCCCCAAGGCCCCGTTGCTTCGAATCCGCGTGGGTGAAGCGAGGGAGGTCACCGAGAGCCTCACCCCGGATACGCGTGACCTCATCATCCGGGACGTCTTTGCCGGAGCCTTCACTCCGCGGGCGCTCACAACCCGGGAATTCAACGATCACGCACAGAGAGTGCTTGCTCCGGGTGGGCTGTATATCGTGAATTCCGGAGACGCTCCGGATCTCAAGAACGCCCGAGAGGACGCCGCCACTATCGCGGACACCTTCGAGCACACCATGATCATCGCCGACCCGGCGATGCTCAAGGGACGCCGGTACGGCAACATGATCATGGCCGGCAGCCACGAGCGTTTCGGTGACGATCCCCAGCTGGCCCGCAAACTGTTGGGCGGCGCAGTTCCCGCGCACATCTGGGACGATGCCCGGGTCCGGGCCTTCGCCGTCGGCGGCCAGATCCGCCACGACCCCTTGCCTGCCGCCTGA
- a CDS encoding AzlD domain-containing protein: MNLWPWILIACGLAYLTKLSGYFVPAKLLRSPRMMRVAGTMTIGLLASLTVVNAVASGQSLAFDARLGALVAGAIALWLRAPFLVVVIVGSAAAACLRLLGWR; the protein is encoded by the coding sequence ATGAATCTCTGGCCCTGGATTCTGATCGCCTGCGGACTGGCGTACCTCACCAAGCTCTCGGGCTATTTCGTGCCGGCGAAGCTGCTGCGGAGTCCCCGGATGATGCGCGTGGCGGGCACCATGACTATCGGCCTGCTGGCGTCCCTCACCGTGGTCAACGCGGTGGCGTCGGGGCAGTCCCTCGCATTCGACGCGCGGCTCGGCGCCCTGGTTGCCGGGGCTATTGCACTATGGCTCCGTGCGCCGTTCCTCGTGGTGGTCATCGTCGGATCAGCGGCGGCAGCCTGCCTGCGGCTGCTCGGCTGGCGCTGA
- a CDS encoding LysR family transcriptional regulator, which yields MNPNPDDLLVLLAVSRSGKFTTAAQALGLNHTTVSRRIAALEKALGGRVLARAAGGWEVTELGAEAVGVAERIEAAVGTLGPEDRAPDPIAGVVRMTATDGFSAYIAAPAVARLRRSHPGLTVEIITVTRRALQQRSGLDVEVVVGEPQVHRAEALLLGEYMLGMYASREYLAFHGVPSTVEELTQHQLVYFVDSMLQVDDLDAPRRLVPSMRDGLSSTNVFVHVEATRAGAGIGFLPCFMADRHPDLVRLLPSDFAELLPYWMVLRPDSMRRPAVAAVVHALQEETAAHRELLLARR from the coding sequence ATGAATCCAAATCCCGACGACCTGCTGGTCCTCCTCGCAGTATCGCGCTCAGGTAAGTTCACGACGGCGGCCCAAGCCCTTGGATTGAACCACACCACCGTTTCCCGAAGGATCGCCGCGCTGGAGAAGGCGCTCGGCGGCCGGGTCCTCGCCCGGGCCGCAGGGGGCTGGGAAGTCACGGAACTCGGCGCCGAAGCCGTGGGCGTGGCGGAGCGGATCGAAGCTGCGGTGGGCACGCTGGGACCGGAGGACCGCGCACCGGACCCCATTGCCGGCGTCGTACGCATGACCGCAACTGACGGTTTCAGCGCATACATCGCGGCACCGGCCGTGGCGCGCTTGCGGCGATCGCATCCCGGGCTCACCGTCGAGATCATCACCGTGACCCGGCGGGCACTCCAGCAGCGCTCCGGCCTCGACGTGGAGGTGGTGGTGGGCGAACCGCAGGTGCACCGGGCGGAGGCGCTCCTGCTGGGCGAGTACATGCTCGGGATGTATGCCTCGAGGGAGTACCTGGCTTTCCACGGCGTACCCTCCACCGTGGAGGAGCTGACGCAGCACCAGCTGGTCTACTTCGTGGATTCCATGCTTCAAGTGGACGATCTCGACGCCCCTCGCCGGCTTGTCCCGTCCATGCGCGACGGCTTGAGTTCCACCAACGTCTTCGTCCATGTGGAGGCGACGCGCGCCGGGGCCGGCATCGGCTTCCTGCCGTGTTTCATGGCGGACCGGCACCCGGACCTGGTCCGGCTTCTGCCCTCGGACTTCGCGGAGCTACTCCCCTACTGGATGGTCCTGCGGCCGGACTCGATGCGCCGCCCGGCGGTCGCCGCCGTCGTGCATGCCCTCCAGGAGGAGACGGCGGCGCACCGGGAACTGCTACTCGCGCGGCGCTAA
- a CDS encoding TetR/AcrR family transcriptional regulator, with the protein MDRPLERKPLRADAARNVDKIITAARQCFRELGPEVPLQTIATTAGVGPATLFRNFADKEQLVLAALSRQLRLTVDPVVEDALAGMDAAVGLLRVIDAVVQVASEDANLLGAVAGRRGLLVGITGGLIDSMAELLARGQGQGSLRRDISIEDMVRLVAMLIGAVDTMEPGSRAWERPVALLEDAIRTERPSRPLPAQTPIPGMTFQEPAHDDGAHHSSGR; encoded by the coding sequence ATGGACCGGCCCTTAGAACGCAAGCCACTCAGAGCTGATGCTGCACGCAATGTGGACAAGATCATCACGGCCGCGCGCCAGTGCTTCCGCGAACTGGGCCCCGAGGTTCCGCTGCAGACTATCGCCACCACCGCAGGTGTTGGCCCGGCTACCCTGTTCCGAAACTTCGCTGACAAAGAACAACTCGTCCTCGCCGCACTTTCGCGGCAGCTCAGGCTGACTGTGGATCCCGTCGTGGAAGACGCCCTCGCGGGCATGGATGCCGCCGTCGGGCTCCTTCGGGTGATCGACGCAGTGGTGCAGGTTGCCAGCGAAGACGCGAACCTGCTTGGCGCGGTCGCCGGCCGTCGAGGGCTCCTGGTTGGCATCACTGGCGGCTTGATCGATTCGATGGCTGAGTTGCTTGCCCGTGGCCAGGGCCAGGGTTCGCTGCGCCGGGATATCTCGATCGAGGACATGGTCCGCCTTGTTGCCATGCTGATCGGCGCTGTGGACACCATGGAGCCGGGATCCCGCGCCTGGGAACGGCCGGTTGCCCTCCTTGAGGACGCCATCCGCACCGAACGCCCGTCGCGCCCGCTGCCCGCTCAAACTCCCATTCCGGGAATGACCTTCCAGGAACCAGCGCACGACGACGGCGCGCACCACAGCAGCGGCCGTTAG
- a CDS encoding 3-hydroxybutyrate dehydrogenase, which yields MTLEGRKALVTGGAGGIGAACATALAARGAKVVVADVDAAGAAALADRLGGTAWAVDLLDTEALAGLSLDCDILVNNAGIQKIAPIEEFEPADFRRILTLMLEAPFLLIRAALPHMYANGFGRIINISSVHGLRASAFKSAYVSAKHGLEGLSKVTALEGGQYGVTSNCINPGYVRTPLVESQIADQALLHGIPESEVLAKVMLTESAVKRLVEPEEVASLAAWIASDDAGMVTGASYTMDGGWSAR from the coding sequence ATGACTTTGGAAGGCCGCAAGGCCTTGGTCACCGGCGGGGCGGGCGGAATCGGGGCGGCATGCGCCACGGCCCTCGCCGCGCGGGGCGCGAAAGTTGTGGTGGCCGACGTCGACGCCGCCGGAGCTGCAGCGCTCGCCGATAGGCTCGGCGGCACCGCCTGGGCTGTCGACTTGCTCGACACGGAGGCGCTGGCCGGACTCAGCCTGGATTGCGACATCCTGGTCAACAACGCCGGCATCCAGAAAATCGCTCCCATCGAGGAGTTCGAGCCGGCAGACTTCCGCCGGATCCTGACCCTCATGCTCGAGGCCCCGTTCCTGCTCATCCGGGCCGCATTGCCGCACATGTACGCCAACGGGTTCGGCAGGATCATCAACATTTCTTCGGTTCACGGGCTGCGGGCGTCCGCGTTCAAAAGTGCGTATGTCTCGGCCAAGCACGGGCTCGAGGGGCTTAGCAAGGTGACGGCCCTAGAAGGCGGCCAGTACGGGGTCACGTCCAACTGCATCAATCCGGGGTATGTGCGCACGCCACTCGTCGAAAGCCAGATCGCGGACCAGGCCTTATTGCACGGGATCCCCGAATCGGAGGTCCTGGCCAAGGTCATGCTGACGGAGTCCGCGGTGAAGCGACTGGTGGAGCCGGAGGAAGTCGCGTCGCTGGCCGCCTGGATAGCGTCCGACGACGCCGGCATGGTCACCGGGGCCAGTTACACGATGGACGGCGGCTGGTCCGCCCGCTAG
- a CDS encoding O-methyltransferase — protein sequence MFEHKAQPAWVAVEEYLSAAVVRPNAALTHAVQSAVDAGMPPIEVAPNAGKLLKMLVQMSGARRVLEIGTLAGFSAIWMAQGLPDDGRLVTCEYLPEHARVARANVDMAGIGHKVDIRIGPALETLAALAEDPARHEPFDFVFIDADKENDSNYLDWAIRLGRPGTVIVMDNVIWEGAILDPSMDEVNAPGIVDALEMMGRDPRLDATAIQTVGSKGWDGFAIARVV from the coding sequence ATGTTTGAACACAAGGCCCAGCCCGCTTGGGTAGCCGTCGAGGAATACTTGTCCGCCGCCGTCGTCCGCCCAAACGCGGCGCTCACGCACGCGGTCCAATCCGCCGTCGACGCCGGGATGCCGCCCATCGAGGTGGCGCCCAACGCGGGCAAGCTGCTCAAGATGCTCGTGCAGATGTCCGGGGCCCGGCGCGTGCTGGAAATCGGTACTCTGGCCGGGTTCAGCGCGATTTGGATGGCCCAGGGACTGCCCGACGACGGCCGCCTGGTCACGTGCGAATACCTGCCGGAACACGCCAGGGTGGCCCGTGCCAACGTGGATATGGCCGGGATAGGCCACAAAGTGGATATCAGGATCGGTCCCGCGTTGGAGACGCTTGCCGCGCTCGCCGAAGATCCTGCACGCCATGAGCCGTTCGACTTTGTCTTCATTGATGCGGACAAGGAGAACGATTCCAACTACCTGGACTGGGCCATCCGGCTCGGGCGGCCGGGCACGGTGATCGTGATGGACAACGTCATCTGGGAAGGCGCCATCCTGGATCCGTCAATGGACGAGGTGAATGCTCCGGGAATCGTTGACGCCTTGGAGATGATGGGCAGGGATCCACGCCTCGACGCGACGGCCATCCAAACAGTCGGATCCAAGGGCTGGGACGGGTTCGCCATAGCCCGGGTGGTGTGA
- a CDS encoding GNAT family N-acetyltransferase: MEFTLRPATVDDAESLTRMHLAAWRESYGRLLPEEFFAFREATINTRIERQREALAGSHKPMLAYDADGALVGIASAGEAQDEDRPCELQLQVIYTLHRVHGLGVGQALLDAVIGNAAAYLWVLEDNPRAQAFYRKNGFQADGTRQLLPPDWHELPEIRMVRPAVGG, translated from the coding sequence ATGGAATTTACCCTTCGTCCCGCAACCGTGGACGATGCTGAGTCCCTGACACGCATGCATTTGGCTGCTTGGCGCGAAAGCTACGGCCGTCTCCTGCCCGAGGAGTTCTTCGCCTTCCGGGAAGCCACTATCAACACCCGGATCGAGAGGCAGCGGGAGGCTCTGGCGGGCTCTCACAAGCCGATGCTCGCCTACGACGCCGACGGCGCCTTGGTGGGTATCGCGTCAGCCGGTGAGGCCCAGGATGAGGATCGACCCTGCGAGCTGCAACTGCAAGTGATCTACACCTTGCATCGCGTGCACGGTTTGGGTGTGGGGCAGGCGCTGTTGGACGCCGTGATTGGCAACGCTGCCGCCTACCTTTGGGTGCTTGAAGACAACCCCCGCGCCCAGGCCTTCTACCGCAAGAATGGGTTCCAAGCTGACGGCACGCGCCAGCTCTTGCCGCCGGATTGGCACGAACTGCCGGAGATCCGGATGGTGCGTCCCGCCGTCGGGGGCTGA
- a CDS encoding MFS transporter yields the protein MSVGQRSAAGADRPAGNPAGKATGATGNGPAGKGSGLKKIVAASMVGTVVEWYEFFLYATAATLVFGKYFFPPTGNELDGIIQAFLTYAVGFVARPLGGIVFGQIGDRLGRKPTLQLTIVIVGVSTFLMGCLPGFADLGYWAPAMLVALRFIQGFALGGEWGGAVLLVAEHSPSKSRGFWSSWPQAAVPVGNLLATLVLFIMSTTLSSAAFLGWGWRVAFWLSAVIVFVGYYIRTHVTEAPIFLEAKALVEKEQAVSYGVGEVIRKYPKGILQAMGLRFAENIMYYLVVSFSIVYLKSVHKYDTSSLLLALLIAHIIHFIVIPQIGRLADSWGRKPVYLIGAISGATWPFFAFPMFDTKNPVVIVAAVTIGLCLHAFMYAGQPAIMTELFPTRMRYSGVSLGSQVTSIFAGSLAPLLATQWLKDTGSWLPTAIYLVIACAITAVVVLTLKETRGVALEDVDNADAVRHGLPIGARA from the coding sequence ATGAGCGTAGGACAACGCTCCGCAGCAGGCGCCGACCGGCCCGCCGGGAACCCCGCGGGCAAGGCAACAGGCGCAACTGGCAACGGCCCAGCAGGCAAAGGCTCAGGACTAAAGAAGATTGTCGCCGCCTCGATGGTGGGCACCGTTGTGGAATGGTACGAATTCTTCCTGTACGCCACTGCCGCCACCCTGGTTTTCGGCAAGTACTTCTTCCCGCCCACCGGCAACGAGCTTGACGGCATCATCCAGGCATTCCTGACATACGCAGTGGGCTTCGTGGCCCGGCCCCTGGGCGGCATCGTCTTCGGCCAGATCGGCGACAGGCTCGGCCGTAAACCCACGCTGCAGCTCACCATCGTGATCGTTGGTGTCTCCACCTTCCTCATGGGTTGCCTCCCCGGCTTCGCCGACCTCGGTTACTGGGCGCCGGCCATGCTCGTGGCGCTCCGCTTCATCCAAGGCTTCGCGCTGGGTGGCGAATGGGGCGGCGCGGTGCTGCTGGTGGCAGAACACAGCCCCAGCAAGTCGCGTGGCTTCTGGTCAAGCTGGCCGCAGGCCGCCGTTCCAGTCGGCAACCTCCTCGCCACGCTGGTCCTGTTCATCATGTCCACCACGCTCAGCAGCGCGGCCTTCCTTGGCTGGGGCTGGCGTGTTGCCTTCTGGCTCTCCGCCGTGATCGTCTTCGTGGGCTACTACATCCGCACCCACGTGACCGAGGCACCGATCTTCCTTGAGGCGAAGGCCCTGGTGGAGAAGGAGCAGGCCGTCAGCTACGGCGTCGGCGAAGTCATCCGCAAGTACCCCAAGGGCATCCTGCAGGCCATGGGACTGCGGTTCGCCGAAAACATCATGTACTACCTCGTGGTGAGCTTCTCGATCGTCTACCTCAAGAGCGTGCACAAATACGACACCTCGTCCCTGCTTCTCGCCTTGCTGATTGCCCACATCATCCACTTCATCGTCATACCGCAAATCGGCAGGCTGGCGGACAGTTGGGGACGCAAGCCCGTCTACCTGATCGGCGCCATAAGCGGTGCCACGTGGCCGTTCTTCGCCTTCCCCATGTTCGACACCAAGAACCCCGTGGTGATCGTTGCCGCCGTGACCATCGGCCTGTGCCTGCACGCCTTCATGTACGCCGGGCAGCCGGCCATCATGACCGAGCTCTTCCCCACCCGCATGCGCTACTCGGGCGTCTCGCTTGGCTCGCAGGTCACCTCGATCTTCGCCGGTTCGCTGGCCCCGCTGCTGGCGACCCAGTGGCTCAAGGACACCGGGTCCTGGCTCCCCACCGCCATCTACCTGGTGATCGCTTGCGCCATCACCGCCGTCGTCGTCTTGACGCTCAAGGAGACCCGCGGGGTGGCACTTGAGGACGTTGACAACGCCGACGCCGTTCGCCACGGCCTGCCGATCGGTGCCCGCGCATGA